A stretch of Castanea sativa cultivar Marrone di Chiusa Pesio chromosome 2, ASM4071231v1 DNA encodes these proteins:
- the LOC142623975 gene encoding F-box protein At4g35733-like — protein sequence MSESVECSELPEELLQPIGKGLDTRIDILRFRGVCKSWRSAIPCSDFIPRFPLNFPNPFPPPLRRRRRRLLWLALFHDEADHLHQQTVCLLHETILYRLTPSASSDKGWLIKVEDCKCEMHLLDPHRERYESESESDSPNVLPNNFVLLDYDTVELARAHTLEIQSLITIGRVNKVVMFNDCHVFIVYGDGKLGHAKCGDESLTCLGEDDMEFDDVIVYEGQVYVVDRFGIGWWIKINDSTLDLVKFWNPCGSDSLKTQKHLVESDGTIYIVERYLDREWRGRHYFCVVGFKVYKKNECGEWVSEESLGDRAFILRSDCSLSASTREFFGYEANCIYFTQQNRIHVFKLENNSITNADLKEDKVYNQIAL from the coding sequence ATGAGCGAGAGTGTGGAATGCTCGGAACTTCCTGAGGAACTGTTACAACCGATCGGCAAAGGCCTCGACACCCGCATCGACATTCTCCGATTCCGCGGTGTCTGTAAATCATGGCGCTCCGCTATTCCTTGCTCCGACTTCATCCCTCGCTTCCCTCTCAATTTTCCCAACCCTTTTCCTCCGCCACTGCGGAGGCGAAGGCGAAGGCTACTCTGGCTAGCTCTATTTCATGATGAAGCTGACCATCTTCACCAGCAAACCGTATGCCTTCTCCACGAAACCATTCTCTATCGTCTAACTCCCTCAGCTTCTTCGGATAAGGGATGGTTGATCAAGGTTGAAGATTGCAAATGCGAAATGCACCTTTTAGACCCACATCGAGAAAGGTACGAATCCGAATCCGAATCCGATTCCCCCAATGTTTTGCCCAACAACTTTGTTTTACTGGACTATGATACCGTCGAATTAGCTAGAGCTCACACCCTTGAAATTCAAAGCCTCATTACAATTGGGCGTGTTAATAAAGTTGTGATGTTCAACGACTGTCATGTTTTTATTGTCTATGGTGACGGTAAATTAGGCCACGCAAAATGTGGGGATGAGAGTTTGACCTGTTTAGGTGAAGACGATATGGAATTCGATGATGTTATTGTGTATGAGGGCCAAGTCTATGTGGTTGATCGATTCGGAATAGGTTGGTggatcaaaatcaatgattCGACATTGGATTTGGTTAAATTCTGGAATCCTTGTGGGTCAGATTCTCTGAAGACACAGAAACATTTGGTGGAGTCGGACGGAACAATCTATATTGTTGAAAGATACCTTGATAGGGAATGGAGAGGCCGTCATTATTTCTGTGTGGTTGGTTTCAAAGTGTATAAGAAGAATGAATGCGGTGAATGGGTTTCGGAGGAAAGCTTGGGTGATCGAGCTTTTATTCTACGTAGTGATTGTTCGCTTTCTGCTTCGACTAGAGAATTTTTCGGATACGAGGCGAATTGCATTTACTTCACTCAGCAAAATCGAATTCATGTTTTCAAATTAGAGAATAACAGCATCACCAATGCAGATTTGAAAGAGGACAAAGTTTACAACCAAATCGCTTTGTAA